One Ricinus communis isolate WT05 ecotype wild-type chromosome 2, ASM1957865v1, whole genome shotgun sequence DNA segment encodes these proteins:
- the LOC8281656 gene encoding uncharacterized protein LOC8281656, with amino-acid sequence MATANVDSSAFAFNCLPDKDVSQLQMESLPLIDLRLLSQSELLSLSLCSFSFLNNPLQNEADVATLKIDRSVFNESAGSRKQTFSRLRLARRNNNNSHFSTPSIRNQIPHQTVEISQDEENSQIIYLIKSLFGSNFENEKENNEVDNVNLFSDDNLISVPITYNESFQALQDLAVADYSDETKQAIATAITHSESTAEKRKRGRPRKNLSDFVGNNNVDGNDNGNEKEEKEETAITDSKRKRGRPQKDASTLGCHNNNNVNANEEKRAVCENPRTQEEEKRGMKVELGSSEEDPYAEELRRRTMGMQTESELLGFLEGLQGEWMSKRKKRKIVDASVLGDVLPRNWKLILCNKRRAGFFWLDCTGYISPNGQQFMSCKEVSSNLLSKELQGVSQSSFGHDDSNIQLTGTVSYGNAADLTLKNNKNGGGFISSPALPVTKSVEHEKQATTLAAVVPPHVQTVEKYNCHKCTMAFQEPDDLLQHLLSSHQRAPKRLRQGTSTNEELIIKNGKYECQFCPKMFEERHRFNGHLGNHIKDYFKRIEASGGVMKIQRSTVPPSVAIHSDVLEMQGSNRLDFGSVAMHSVIKTNDEISTSIPGCEIKENSIVDSYCGKQDIVDSMTNEKEKKTNEATNTVTVENNIFSGDESLLSNTLCKSPNETTFLQCIANRIDNIHSQEEGSQNSSLAAFRRDQICAADINKDQVIMSSIDEHNQERDLDGGLLALNSEGRAFGGENIKDRPLFSTITGMKLDETDFAGKDKLSTDFGEYCPSQGDPAANIKEQRSSEGYSFVLCGNGQRYCSVNNLDELSTSNTAELTHARGSKGPSPSSLDAKTCPWNNKVNQVSTSTVTRSRCGELGKSRTNVQTVNFGNNKTLTIGGTVTSCEPESSLGRCSVIPSWNEQTCFAENDKNATRRCTRKKNWQEKGSEGSQLTLFSGEQSLGFENNIMKVFNYTSGLTNHEEVQDSKNSDCSKDADLVVGHVTNIELERSANSFLLDPSGNHLMFAAKDEFLNGSSKNLAQGRISESSSHRQSCDEQKGNNENNMISFITMDQHKNKEVKSREGEPHLVFHHRHVEHDADIVKNTMEKDSFLSISGNKQKFAAEDNRSGIYRSTQDEQRRASIESLFCLSSSEQVLGVENNSDMVLTGKVQQKPRLEELYPRKNESAIGFSTDSQASENAASEFMWRTDEENDLLSSFADTSSQLVQSSGCFPTYGAMSEKGESELFGHKFSGISGFEGLKSGNMENMEYNFMTSHSDESKIFPYGVDIAQGLEPSVWLEKEAMPLLPKMTSKRHIRTFCVWCRNEFQYEALESEAQIGSLGLTCAACKAKFSGQFNLL; translated from the exons ATGGCTACCGCCAACGTCGACTCCTCCGCCTTCGCCTTCAACTGTCTCCCCGACAAAGACGTCAGCCAACTGCAGATGGAATCCCTTCCTCTAATAGACCTCCGGCTTCTGTCTCAGTCCGAACTCCTCTCCCTGTCTCTCTGCTCCTTCTCCTTCTTAAACAACCCCCTTCAAAACGAAGCTGACGTCGCAACTCTCAAAATAGATCGCTCTGTTTTTAATGAATCTGCCGGAAGTCGTAAACAGACTTTCTCTCGGCTTCGTTTAGCCCGTCGTAACAACAATAATTCACACTTCTCTACTCCTTCAATTCGAAATCAAATTCCTCACCAAACTGTTGAAATTTCACAAGATGAAGAAAATTCTCAGATTATTTACCTTATTAAGTCTCTTTTTGGCTCTAATTTTGAGAATGAGAAGGAGAATAACGAAGTTGATAATGTTAACCTATTTTCTGATGATAACCTAATTTCTGTTCCGATTACTTACAATGAGTCTTTCCAAGCATTACAAGATTTAGCTGTGGCTGATTATAGCGATGAAACAAAGCAAGCAATTGCTACGGCTATTACTCATTCTGAGTCTACTGCAGAAAAGAGGAAGCGAGGTAGACCACGAAAAAATTTGAGTGATTTTGTCGGTAACAATAATGTCGATGGAAATGATAATGGGAATGAAAAGGAGGAGAAGGAGGAGACTGCCATTACAGATTCTAAGAGGAAGCGAGGCAGACCGCAAAAAGATGCAAGCACTTTAGGTTGTcacaacaataataatgtGAATGCGAACGAGGAGAAGCGTGCTGTCTGTGAAAACCCGAGGACGCAGGAGGAGGAGAAGCGTGGAATGAAGGTGGAGTTGGGTAGTAGTGAGGAGGATCCATATGCGGAGGAGTTGAGGAGAAGAACTATGGGAATGCAGACAGAGTCGGAGTTGTTAGGGTTTCTGGAGGGTTTGCAAGGAGAATGGATGAGTAAGaggaaaaagaggaaaattgTGGATGCTAGTGTGCTTGGGGATGTGTTGCCTAGAAACTGGAAGCTTATTCTTTGCAATAAGAGGAGAGCTGGGTTTTTTTGGTTGGACTGTACTGGATAtataag CCCTAATGGGCAGCAGTTTATGTCCTGCAAGGAAGTTTCATCGAATTTGCTTTCCAAAGAACTTCAAGGTGTGAGCCAATCAAGTTTTGGTCATGATGATAGCAACATTCAGTTGACAGGCACAGTATCATATGGAAAT GCTGCTGATCTCACCcttaaaaataacaagaatGGGGGTGGTTTTATATCCTCTCCAGCATTGCCTGTTACAAAATCGGTTGAACATGAGAAGCAAGCTACCACATTGGCGGCAGTGGTTCCTCCCCATGTGCAAACTGTGGAGAAATATAACTGCCATAAATGCACCATGGCTTTTCAAGAGCCGGATGACTTGCTGCAGCACTTACTGTCATCACATCAGAGGGCTCCAAAGAGGCTTAGACAAGGAACATCCACGAATGAGGAGctgataattaaaaatggaaaGTATGAGTGCCAATTTTGTCCAAAAATGTTTGAAGAGAGGCATCGTTTTAATGGTCACCTTGGGAACCACATCAAAGACTACTTTAAGAGGATTGAAGCTTCAGGTGGTGTCATGAAAATTCAAAGGAGCACTGTACCTCCATCAGTAGCGATTCATTCTGATGTTCTGGAGATGCAAGGATCAAATAGACTTGATTTTGGTTCTGTTGCTATGCATTCTGttattaaaactaatgatGAAATAAGTACTTCCATTCCAGGTtgtgaaataaaagaaaattctattGTAGATTCTTATTGTGGTAAGCAGGATATAGTTGATAGCATGACCaatgagaaagagaagaagacgAACGAAGCTACCAACACTGTTACtgttgaaaataatattttctcagGTGATGAGTCACTCTTGTCAAATACTCTTTGTAAATCTCCCAACGAAACAACTTTCCTCCAATGCATCGCCAACAGAATTGATAATATCCACAGCCAGGAAGAAGGTTCTCAGAACAGTTCACTTGCCGCTTTCAGAAGGGACCAAATTTGTGCAGCTGACATCAATAAGGATCAGGTAATCATGAGTTCAATTGATGAGCATAATCAAGAGAGAGATCTGGATGGTGGTCTACTTGCCCTGAATTCTGAAGGGAGAGCATTTGGTGGTGAAAATATCAAGGATAGACCACTATTTAGTACAATAACTGGCATGAAACTTGATGAAACGGATTTCGCTGGGAAGGATAAGCTGAGCACTGACTTTGGCGAATATTGCCCATCACAAGGGGATCCTGCAGCCAACATCAAGGAGCAAAGAAGTTCTGAAGGCTATTCATTTGTTCTATGTGGTAATGGGCAAAGATATTGTTCTGTAAATAATCTGGATGAGCTTTCAACTTCCAATACGGCGGAGCTGACACATGCAAGAGGTTCTAAAGGGCCTTCACCATCATCCTTAGATGCGAAAACATGTCCTTGGAACAATAAGGTGAACCAAGTTTCTACTAGCACAGTGACCAGGTCCAGATGTGGTGAACTGGGCAAGTCTAGGACTAATGTACAAACAGTAAATTTTGGCAATAACAAGACTCTAACTATTGGGGGTACAGTGACTAGCTGTGAACCAGAGAGTAGTTTGGGAAGGTGCTCAGTCATTCCATCATGGAATGAACAGACTTGTTTTgctgaaaatgataaaaatgccACTCGCAGATGCACGAGAAAGAAAAACTGGCAAGAGAAGGGATCTGAAGGTAGCCAGCTCACTTTATTTAGTGGCGAACAATCTCTTggttttgaaaataatataatgaaGGTTTTCAATTACACATCGGGGTTGACCAATCATGAAGAAGTCCAAGACTCTAAGAACAGTGACTGTAGCAAAGATGCTGATCTAGTTGTGGGACATGTAACTAATATTGAACTGGAAAGAAGTGCTAACAGTTTTTTACTTGATCCATCTGGTAATCATCTAATGTTTGCAGCAAAAGATGAGTTCTTGAATGGATCATCAAAGAACCTTGCACAGGGTAGAATTTCTGAAAGCAGCTCTCATAGACAATCTTGTGATGAGCAAAAGGGAAATAATGAGAATAATATGATCTCATTTATCACAATGGATCAGCataaaaataaggaagttaAAAGTCGTGAGGGTGAGCCACATCTTGTTTTTCACCATAGGCACGTGGAACATGATGCGGATATTGTGAAAAACACAATGGAAAAGGATTCGTTCCTATCAATTTCTGGGAATAAGCAAAAATTTGCTGCTGAAGATAACAGATCTGGTATTTACCGCAGTACTCAAGATGAGCAGAGAAGGGCTTCTATAGAGAGCTTATTTTGTCTCTCTAGTAGTGAGCAAGTCTTGGGAGTTGAGAATAATTCGGACATGGTTTTGACAGGCAAAGTACAACAGAAGCCCAGGTTAGAGGAGTTGTATCCTAGGAAGAATGAATCAGCGATTGGTTTTAGCACCGACTCCCAAGCTAGTGAAAATGCTGCATCTGAGTTTATGTGGAGAACTGATGAAGAAAATGACTTGCTTAGTAGTTTTGCTGATACTTCATCACAGCTTGTGCAGTCATCAGGCTGTTTTCCCACATATGGTGCAATGTCAGAAAAG GGTGAAAGTGAGCTCTTTGGCCACAAGTTTAGTGGCATATCCGGTTTTGAAGGGCTAAAGTCAGGCAACATGGAGAATATggaatataattttatgactTCTCATTCAGATGAGTCGAAGATTTTTCCATATGGTGTAGATATAGCTCAAGGGCTTGAGCCGTCTGTTTGGCTCGAGAAAGAAGCTATGCCTTTGTTACCAAAGATGACAAGCAAGCGCCATATTCGTACTTTTTGTGTCTGGTGCAGAAATGAGTTTCAGTACGAGGCTCTTGAATCTGAAGCACAAATAGGGTCATTGGGTCTTACATGTGCAGCCTGCAAGGCCAAGTTCTCTggtcaatttaatttattgtag